The following DNA comes from Triticum aestivum cultivar Chinese Spring chromosome 3D, IWGSC CS RefSeq v2.1, whole genome shotgun sequence.
GCCTCTAGACAGGACAACACTACGAGAAAATCGCTAGTTGCCGACAGCCACCCTCAGCATTGATGGATGTAAGCCGTCGGCAAATAAAAGCCATCGGCTTACCTCAATCTATGCCGACGGCGGCCGATGGCATACCTTTGGCCGTCGGCAACTGGCTCCTTGGGCGTCGACATAGCTTTAGCCGTCGGCATACAGTGCCACGTGGCCCTTGGACTATCGGTCGGCTAACACCATAGAGCCATGCCGACGGCCCTACCGCCAGCaatattattttattattattttgattTCATGTTTTTAAGATTTCCAATTTGAGTTATGTAAATTTAAATAACAAATTATATATCAATTCGGGGTATAAttttccatagattatgaatatccattttgtttcaattttttaaTACGATAAAAACGCAACATAATGTACTTTTGTAAATAACTCCTTATAGTTTGTTAAAATCTAAAGTAATTCATACTTGCATGGATTTTGACAAATTTTATATGTTTTTGGATCAGAATCTTGCAGTGATTCTGTTGCAATAATAATTTTTCAAATTTAAATTGACTAAAATACTAGACCAAACGGTTTGTGTTTACGCCGAAACGAGCATACCGGGAGGCAATCTTGGACATGACTGATGATAGCCCAGGATGGATTCTTGCAAAACTCTTGTTGGATTTATGATGAAATGTCTACTTGTGttcctagaaatgatttttagaaaaaataaatagcaaactatcaagcacatgtagttcaaattaacCCCATTCCAACTGAATcaatggaaatttgtctttttgagGAGAGGTGTATAAAAATGATTGGACATATAAACATTTAGTCAATTGTTAATAAAGTATGGTCTAGTATTTTACAGAAATGGAGTGATTCAAATTTACACCAATTAGTTGGTAGCTTCTTCACAAAAACCCCTACTTTCGACACTCAGAAACTGAAAAATGGATTTTACGTGCAACGGAAATGAAAACTTTCTTCGGCAAACTTCTTGGTCATTCCAATATGCACATTTTTGCAAAAGATGAGTCATTTGGGGAAACAATCCTTTGAAACTAGCAATAACATGGGTCATTTGGTTTGAAAGCCACGAATCTTCATACTCGATAGCTAATTTTGAAAAGACTTTTTAAAGATATTTGGCTTATTCCAAGTTTTTATTTTATATGGTTACTAGGACATAAATTATGATTTAACACGGAGGTATTacattttttaattattttgaattGTTTATGCCGATTTCAAaatgcggtcgaaacggggggcaTGACCGGTGATAGCCAGGGTGGAATCTTGCAAAACTCTTGTTGGATATATGATGAAATAAccacttttgtacctagaaatgatttttagaaaacataaagagcaaactatcaagcacatgtagttcaaatttgactccgTTCCAACTGAATCGATGGAAATTTGTCTTTATGAGGAGAGGTATATAAAAATGATTGGACATGTAAATGTTTAGTCAATTGTTAATaaaatatggtctagtattttcAAAAATGGAGTGGTTCAAACTTACACAAAATAGTTGGTAGCTTCTTCACAAAAAACCCCTACTTTCGACACCAGGAAACAAAAAAACAGATTTTTCGTGCAACGGAAATGAAAACTTTCTTCGGCAAACTTGTTggccattccaatatgcacactTTTGCAAACTATGAGATCAATTGGGAAAACTATCCTTCGAAACTAGCAATAACATcggtcatttggcttgaaagccatgaatcttcatactCGATAGCTcgttttgagaacacttttttaaagaTATTTGTCTTATTCCAAGTTTGTTATTTTATAAGTTTACTAGGACATAAATGATTATGCAAGGCGGAGGTTTtacatttttttgaattgtttatatcaatttcaaaatgcggtcaaaccgggggggggggggggggggggggcatggttGGTGATAACCAGAGGTGGAATCCTGTAAAACTCTTGGTGGATCTATGATGAAATGACTACTTTTGTACCttgaaatgatttttagaaaaataaaaagcacactATCAAGTACATGTAGTTCAACCGTTCCTACTAATGAGCCCGTTCCTACTAAATCAGTGGAAATTTCTCTTTTTGAGGAGAGGTTTATAAAAATCATTTGACATgcaaacatttggtcaattgttCATAAAATATGATCTATTAATTTTGAAAAATGGTATGTTTCAAATTCATATCAATTTTTTGATAGGTCCTTTGCAAAAAACCCCTACATTCgacactcggaaaatgaaaaatggattTTTTGTGCAATGGAAATGAAAACTTTTTTCGGCAAATTTGTTggccattccaatatgcacactTTTGCAAAATATGATATCTTTTGGGAAACTATCCTTTGACACTAGCAATAACATcggtcatttggcttgaaagtcatgaatcttcataCTCGATAGCTCATTTTGTGAAGACTTTTTAAAGATATTTTCCTTATTCAAAGTTTGTTATTTTATATGGTTACTAGGACATAAATGATGATCAACGCGAAGGTTTTACATTTTTTGattattttttgaattatttatatCAATTCAAAATGCAATCAAAATGGGGGGCATGGTTGGTGATAGCTAGGGGTGGAATCCTGCAAAACTCTTGGTAGATCTATGATGAAATGACTACttgtgtacctagaaatgatttttagaaaaaatgaaaaacaaatatcaagcatatgtagttcaaatttgaacccgCTCCTACTGAATCAGTGGAAATTGCTCTATTTGAGGAGAGCTGTATAAAAATCATTTGACATgcaaacatttggtcaattgttCATAAAATATGATCTAGCAATTTTGAAAAATGGTATGGTTCAAATTCATATCAAATTTTTGATAGGTCCTTCAGAAAATAGCCCTACTTATGGCACtcagaaaataaaaaatgatttttttgtgcaaaaaaatgaaaaattcCTTTGGCCAAATTTTTGGGCACTGCAATATATGTACACATTTGCAAAATAGAATTTGCAAACATTTTGTACAATAAAATCTGTTTCCTTTGTGTAAGTGTCAATTTTTTTCATTTCAAAAAATTGGAATGTATTAAGAAAATTGTGGTATTTCACGTTTACAATTTTTTGTGACAACTATTACACATATAATGCCTCTGTGTAAAAGgatttgatttttttgatttttgtttcAATTTCTTTGTTTATTTTTAAAGTGCCTAAAGAAGCACACAATTGACAGCCTTCTCATCCGTGGAAAATTTGAGCcttggatcgatgacatggcgcagATCCATCCATCCACATCTATCTCTCcccccacatccatccatccacatgGCGCAAGTTTTCTGACTCGGATGACATATTGTATCCAAGTCCCTAGGCCTCATTAGCCAGCTCTTGGCAGACCCATGTGGATAATGTATATCATATGCTAGACACTAGTTGACCTCGAGATCGCTTTGTGCATGTTAGTTGCTTCTTTTCTTGTGCCAACAATTACTAATCGAAAAACTATGCTGTAAACATGGTAACATGGGGTGTGACATGGTGTTTGGTGAATTTCTCCTTTAACTGATGTAAGAGTGCCCGGCCTCACAATGATTTCACCCTTTGATCTGTCCTGTTTGGTCACTCTACCTCAGTTTAATGATTTTATTTATCTATCAGACTACTCCATGGCCATTTGATTGGAAGCACCCACATCTTTCAATCCACTAGCAAAATTTGATCGCGTGAGTCAATTTGCTTGTAGGATGTTGAATTAATTGTGATGAATTTCTTTGCTAACAACTTTTCCCCCAAATCACTACTGAAAAAGCTCGTACACCGAGTACTGTGATATATTGAAAGGAACATTTTTTCTTGAAACCTTATACGAATAAAGAAAAAGAACAATTTGCAACTAAAGTTGGCAGAAAAAGTACTGGTGCATACCTAGGCTTTGCGTGGGGCCACTTGCTCAGAGGTACATCAAGGGCTATATATACCCCAGACCGTCGGGAGCCATAACAGCCATGGATCATCTCCTCCTTTTCTCATTCAAATCAGTCATGCATTCAAAATCCGCTTTCCTTCTGATCGTGGTGGCAGTTAGCACCACGGCCATGGTGCACGGCCACCCTGCCGCTAGCACTCCGGCGGCACGGTTCTGGGAGCAGGCCCTCTCCGGCACGCCTATGCCGGAGGTGCTAGCTGATTTTGTTCAGAAAGGTAATCTTTGCTTACATGTTTAATTATATGTTTGGTATATAAATACCTAAAAGGTTTTCCTTATATATAATCACTATCAAAAATGCACGTCTGTTCTAATATTAGGCTGCTCGGCTGTGCTGGCTTAACTTATCTGCAGCTGCAGTAGCCAGGTAGCAGCAGCGACAGTACACATTCAGTTCAATAAGCCACAGCCCAATAAGCCTATTCAGTTCAAGCGATCGAGCAAGCCATGATGTTCTGAGATGAGATTTCGTACTGTGATTGAGCATATAACCATCTAATTTGTTTTCCTAAAAACACTCCAAAAATTCAGTTTTAGCACAAGCTAAAAAAACCCAACAGGTCCGATCAACAAACTTCCTCCTTATATTTCTGCGCTTTTGCACTCCTCGTTCATCCATGGGTCGCTTGTGGAGGTGCGGGGATAGAGGTTCAGGTACCTCTTTATCCGCCAAGGACGACAGAGCACCGTGCATGACTTCCTGCTGCGCGCTCGATCTAGCAGCGCGACTGGTAGAAGAGGCTGTGCTGTACGTGGGCTACTTCAGACATCATCAGAGTTACAATATGACTTGCTCCTTGCTGCAAAGCTGCCGCTCTTAATTTTTTAAAGCTCGTGGTGCAAATTTAGGTTTTCATACAACTAATCTTGGAAATATTGGAGGATGGGTGGTGTTCTGCATGCTcccaatttttttatttcttttttggcaAGCTTCAGAAGCAGTTTTCTAGCACTCATTTTTCAAGTTCGGTTGGAAATGATCTAACTCGTGTGAGCATCGATCGTGAGTAACGGGACAATAAATAAGTTAGAACTTTAATCTCTAATTTATCATGTACTTCTTCCTCTATTCCAAACTGTAAGCAAGAATCTTAGAGATTCAAAGAATTTTAAGTTTGACAAAAATTATAAAGAAATCTACAAATATTTGTGACATCAAATAGGTATACTATGAAAATATAATTAATGAAGAATCTAATAATACTTAGTTGACATCATGAATGTTATTATCTTgtcatataaatttggtcaaacttgagAAGCTTTGACTCTTCAAGATTCTTGGAATGACTTACAATTACTACTCTTAGTAAACTGACTAGAACTCTTATACTTTATAAAAAAATTAGAACTGTAAAATTCAATTCATCATGTACTACTACTCTTAGTAAAATCGGCTAGAAGTTCTATACTATGGAGAGTGATGGGACACATCGGAAGAGAGTCTAATATGGACCAAAATTCAGAGGAATAAATTTTCGCCTTTTAATATTAGGGAACGTATCTGGTGCAAACCAACCTCTCCGTGCAACCGTGCAAACTTCTAATCGGAGCTACAGGATGTTGATCCAAGGGGGCGCATGGGGGAATGGAAGGGGGATTCGCAAAAGCGTGATTAGGGGCGGGCGGTTAAGTGTAAAATTACGTAATCCCCACGCCCCCTTGGATCAACATCCTATGGCCCAGATTAGAAGTTTGCATGGTTGCGAGGAGAGGTTAGTTTTGTTGCTTTAAtattatgtatgtatatatagagTATGCATGGATATAAACATTGACTTTGTGTTCTGGTGCAGGAATCGATCTGTCACCGCTTGTGGAGCAATACTCTGCACAGCCCAGTATCGGCATGTGCACACTGTTCAACACTATCTGCGACGCGCGGACAGTGGCGGAGACCGGCATCTTCTTCCACGAGGCCGAGCTACATCCGGGCAGCACCATGACCCTCTCTTTCCCAGCGGAGGCGGAGACAGCCATCCTCCCGCACGACGTCGCCGGCAAGGTCCCCTTCGAGAACCTAAGCGACGTCCTCTCCACGTTCCACATCTCACCAGGCTCCGCTGAGGCGGCGCAAGTGGAGGACACCCTGCGCAAGTGCCAGCAGCCGCCAATCGCCGGTGAGATGAAAGCCTGCACCATGTCGCTAGAGAGCACTGTAAAGGCCGCCATGGAGATGCTCGGCACCACCATCCAgcagggtggtggtggtggtgatgtgtGGGCGGCCACGTCGACGCTCCCCCGCGGTGGCCTGCTACCACGCCGGGAGTACATTGTCGAGGAGGTCACCAAGCTAGAGGGCACTGGCTACGTGGCCTGCCACAAGGTGCCGTTCCCATACGCCGTCTTCCATTGTCACATCGCGCATACGGGGTATATAGGTTACAAGGTCACCCTCCACGGCCGCGGCGACGACGAGGGCCCGGTGGTTTCCTTGCTGGCGTTCTGCCATTTCGACACCTCCCGCTGGAATCCGGCACACCCGGCGTTCCAGATACTCAAGACCCACCCTGGTGCCGGTACGTCGGTGTGCCACTTCATGTCGTATGGCAATCTCGCGTTCGTCAAGAAGGCACGCACAGCCTAGCTTGCCACTGCATCCTTCGTTGCGCGCTACATACGCCAGTGTTGTGCTCTGGATATCAACGTGGCGCTCTTTTTTCATATATGCACCGTAAATGTGTAAACGTGGGCATATGCATCCGTTCTAGTAGCTACGACGGCGTCTTCTATATATAGAACAAGAATAAGAATGGCGCCATGCATATATAGTTCTAGCTTTGGCATCAGAAGAAAATATAAGGGTGTAGCAATGGTACGGTGTGTGTCCAGGTTTGTTTGGATGGATGTTATATGTAAGTACATGTCGCTAGTGTTGGTGAGTGGGGGCTCCGATCCGATCCTACATATTGCTAGCTAGTGCTGGTACATGTCATTGTTACTACTGTATGAAACTTGTGTGGTTGGTCCTGTGTGGCCTAGCTAGCGTCGGACATACTGTATTATCGTGTTATGTGTATGAATAAATATGTTTAAGTATGTATATATAATTTATTCTAAAATCGATTGTAAAATATTCTACAATGGATTCACTCCTATAAGGCAACTTCCAAGGAAAAAAAATAAACATGAAAAAAATTACCCACC
Coding sequences within:
- the LOC123081055 gene encoding BURP domain-containing protein 13, producing the protein MHSKSAFLLIVVAVSTTAMVHGHPAASTPAARFWEQALSGTPMPEVLADFVQKGIDLSPLVEQYSAQPSIGMCTLFNTICDARTVAETGIFFHEAELHPGSTMTLSFPAEAETAILPHDVAGKVPFENLSDVLSTFHISPGSAEAAQVEDTLRKCQQPPIAGEMKACTMSLESTVKAAMEMLGTTIQQGGGGGDVWAATSTLPRGGLLPRREYIVEEVTKLEGTGYVACHKVPFPYAVFHCHIAHTGYIGYKVTLHGRGDDEGPVVSLLAFCHFDTSRWNPAHPAFQILKTHPGAGTSVCHFMSYGNLAFVKKARTA